ACACTTCCAGAGACGATGGACACCTTCAGCACCAAAAATCTGGCTCTCCAAGCTCAGAAGAAGCTCCTGAGCAAGATGGCGTCCAAGAACATGGCGAGCATCTTCATTGACGACACCAGCAGCGAGATTCTGGACGAGCTCTACCGGGTCACCAAAGAGTACACCCGCAACCGCAAGGAAGCCCAGAAGATCATCAAGAACTTGATCAAGATCGTCATGAAGTTGGGGGTCCTGTACCGCAACGGACAATTCAGCGCCGAGGAGCTGCTGCTGATGGAGCAGTTCCGAAAGAAGGTCCACACTTTGGCCATGACGGCTGTCAGCTTCTACCAGATAGACTTCACCTTTGACCGCCGGGTCATGTCGGGCATGCTGAACGAGTGCCGGGATCTCCTCCACCAAGCAATCAACACCCACCTAACGGCCAAGTCCCATTCCCGCATCAACCACGTCTTCAACCACTTTGCGGACTACGAGTTCCTCTCTGCACTGTACGGATCGTCCGAGCCGTACCGCACGCACTTACAGCGGATCTGCGACGGCCTCAACCGAATGCTGGATGACGGGAACTTATGAAAACCAGGCGCCCCAGCCTTGGGAAGCTTCTACTTGGCACTCACGAAGCGGGTGTCAAGAAAGGACTATTGACTTTGGAGTTGCCCGCTATGTGTCGCTATCTCTATCCGGTGCTCGGCATCTTGTGGTCGAATCGTTCTGTTTTGAAAAACGGTTTCTTCAGTTTGTTTCGGTGTTGCAGAGCTGTCTGTATTCCTCGTTCTGGTGGTGGCAGCTTGGATTTCTTTCGCTCCCTTTTGCTCCCTTCCCTTTAAGTGAATTGGTCCTGGAAAGAGCTTCCATTTCTCCCAGATACAACATAATAGCCCTGTCCAAGATAGGCAGCGAGAACAAATTTAGAGCACCTCTTGACTGGAATCCAGgcttatattttaatatcagaggAGCCTTGCTGGATATCCCTTGTCTCGCCTCCACTCTCCTGCCACTGGTATTCCGAGGCCCATTGACTCCGTAATCTTCTCCAGGaatatagaatcatagaattttaatgCTAGAAGGGACTTCGGAGATTT
Above is a window of Hemicordylus capensis ecotype Gifberg chromosome 2, rHemCap1.1.pri, whole genome shotgun sequence DNA encoding:
- the TNFAIP8L1 gene encoding tumor necrosis factor alpha-induced protein 8-like protein 1, giving the protein MDTFSTKNLALQAQKKLLSKMASKNMASIFIDDTSSEILDELYRVTKEYTRNRKEAQKIIKNLIKIVMKLGVLYRNGQFSAEELLLMEQFRKKVHTLAMTAVSFYQIDFTFDRRVMSGMLNECRDLLHQAINTHLTAKSHSRINHVFNHFADYEFLSALYGSSEPYRTHLQRICDGLNRMLDDGNL